tCTGCGATGCTCTGCTGCAGGCCGTGGCTTTCTACGAGCTGCTCAGTGAATCTTCCAGTTAGCCGTGACGCGCTAACATCCACTAAAGATGAACATAAGCATTCTGAGCCCTTTCAGGAAACCACACTCCACATCTGTTTACCAGGTTTAGTGGCAGTTGATGGtatattttaaactgttaaGCTGTTTTACTGTTATGTTGAATACTTTGGAGCCGCTGACGACAGTTGCTACGGTATTTTGTTATTCCTGCTGTCTGTCTTGGATCATTGATTTGGACAATTgtaaagctgctgctgtctcaGGACTTCATGGATTATtcactaactttttttttttttttttaacaagaatgaaaaaacacattgatcTCACTAGAAACCTACAGCAATACCTGAACACTGAAAGTACTTTGCAGACTccaaaaaatgatgaataacttacaaaaatagagatttttatttagttttcatggTTGCACttatgtgtaaataaaacatggaCTTCTCATCTCAACTgcattaaattcatttttacagtattttgataaatgaaataaatgcacAGTAACAGGAGTGAGGCGAGGTAGAGGAGACGTGATGCTCTCTATCAGAAATCTTCTGCCAGGAGTTGCAACGTTGACTTTGAGAGGCCCAGCTGCATGCTGCTGAGGTAGTTCACACACCTACTGTACAAATGAtacattacaatacaatacaatgatTCAAGAGGAAGACTTCACTGATAAAATGAGTTGGCTTGGATCCAACTAAAACTAAAGATAACTGACTACCTGGATGTGACGGGGTTAATTATAATAGACGTAAACTGAATTTCATTATTAAGAACGTCACCATCGTTCTAAAGACTGCAGCCCTTCTGAAGTGAATTTGATCCTGTGTTATTGTGTCTGGCTCACCTGACTGGCTCGTCTCCTCGCGGAGGTCTCTGGGAGCGACAGATGGAGCGGAGGACTGGCATGTAGTCGACACTGACAGCCTGTCTGTTCCCCAGTAGGCTGAAGGACCGACTGCCAAGCACCATCCTGTTCATCTCGTACCTCCTTTGGAACACGCTGTAGGTACAGGCATGGGTGTTATATATGGTGAAAGAACTGAGACGTTTTAAAAAGGTAATTTTAAGGGTGTTTAGACTgaataatatcaaataaatgtatccAAGGTTCCTGTGGGCCTTGTGTTTCTTTGAAAGATTCCAAAAAATGATTGAGATACGCAGACAGAATTCATTTCTTAACAGGATcgcaactaaaaaaaaaaatcgaggCCTCAGTTTTGTCTGATATTGGCAAAAccttaaatgtaattaaagtcGATGTCTGAATAACTGTGAGAACCTTGTATATGAAATGCTGGACGTGACGACTGAAACCAAACGCCAGACAtcaaaacaatctcaacacGTATTCAGAAGTTGAAAGTGTGAACAGACTGACCTTGGTGCGCAGAGAGGTTGAAAACTATAGCCGAGGCTCTCTCTATCggcagaaacaggaagtgtcaGCGTCTCCACCAGCTTCCCCCACCTCGTGCCTCCCAGTTCCTGTCTGCATTTCTGGGCTTCAGTCCACGATTCAGACACTCGCCTCCAGCATCTGCGAAACCCCAAACCCTCAACAGCAGCCTGAATATCTAACCACCTCTCCTGGCAACAACTCcggccctcctcctcctcctcctcctcctctctcatttcATCCAACAAGCTGTCCTTCATCTCTGCTCCTGTCCAGACGAACTCCGGTCGGCATGAGCCTGAAATAAGCGGTTCTGCAGCTGGTTTTGTGGCGTTGAGGTATGACATGAGGTCAAAGAAGTCGGTCAGAGCATCCAAACAGTCAGTCGCTACTTTGTCTGCGTTTGGTTCAGTCTTGTCATCAGAACTCTGAGCTCTTAAATGAGTCGCTTTGAAAGTTAATGAGGCCCTTTGAggtttttgtgttaaattgGAAGATGATGTGGCGTCAAATGCTGCTGAAGTATATTTCCTTCTGCTCAGCCTGGATATATTTCTAACTGAGTCgctgtttgctgctgttgcCTTTGGATTAATATTTCCATCCAGCTGGCTCTGCTGCCCAGAAGAGGTCACCTTGTCCAGGTAATGGACCGGAGTTCCCTCGGCCCTGATGGGTAGGAGCAGCTCCTGGTTGCAGTAGAGCAGAGGCACgtttctcctccagctctcaGCAAGGAGCTGCAGGAGCTCGTTCATGTCTGGGTCGGTCCAGGACTTATGATGAAGAATCAAAGCCAGAAATTATTGACAGGCTTATGAAATGTACGTACAGTAGTGAAGATATTATCGATACTTACCTGTAGGAGGTTCAGCAGATGGTTTTGGGTTGCAGGGTGGAGACCCAGCATGCTGGAAGTACAGCCTGCGTCTCGTGGGGGAAGCTGGGAGTCTAAACTGACCCCCCCTTCAACGTTTGAGTCTagaaaatgtagtaaaaaatcatataaatctGTACAAGTATTCAAGGTATTTTCTGACTCTATAAAACTGGGATTTGTTAACGATCTATTCAATGTAAACAAGTAGGTTCTTTACTTTGAGATGCCCGTCCTCCACCACCGTTCACCCAGagctgcagctggaggaggCAGCGTCTGACGTCACCTCGGGTCAGCGTGAGGAGGCCGAGAACGTCGTCCAACTCCAGTCTCGCGTTCTCAGCCAAACACACCAGCTGCAGGTAGCTGCTGACGTTCATCTGGGAACAGAGTTGAAGAGTTTATGACAAGTTTTATATAAGTTTTTGTTGGATGTGTTGAGATAATGTTTTTGGCTCAGAAGGTCTACAGCATACAGTTCAACACTGAAGCTGTACACGGACGGAGAGGTCAAAGCTTGACTCACTGCGGACGGTGTCTTGAAAATGATTTCTTCCAAGCTGCAGCTGAATCTCTCTCTGAATGAGGGATCTAAAAGACGACATTTGTTTTGCATCACTGCTCGTCTTCAGATCTTTTCTATTCTAAAATACACAGTGGGTTCATTTACCGTTGGTGGTCAGAACGACCGGCCTTTTTGTGGTCGTCATGAACGTCTTGATGGCTGCGAGGAAACCGACGTCGTCTTCAAATACGACATCAACCTGCGAGAGCCAACAGTTGCAAACGATTCAACCCCCAGACCGAACATGGTTTAATGTAATTACAGGTTTTGAAGTGCGGTGTTGCCAAATGGTTTACCTCTTCAAACAGAATGAGTGATGTGGTCGTCTGTTTGTTCTGTGGCGCCGTTTGATCCCAGCCTGGTGATGAGTTGTTAAGCTTCTTGATGTCTGGCTTCTCGGGCGGCGGCGACAGGCCACCAAAGTGTAAGTGATCTGCTTTGGCTTTCATCTTAAAGTAGTTTGCCAAAGTGACTGCGGCTGGATTAGCTTTTCTTTTGCGGCCAAATTTCTGTGCTGGTCTCTTCTTTGAGCTGGAAATGACATTTTTGGGAGCCGCAGATTTTCCTGTAAAAGACGAGAACGTAAATCTCAGACTGACTGAGATTTTGTTTGAGTATTTGAATTTTAACTGAAGGCCCGGTCTTTATCATGTCTTACCAGGTATATTTTCAGAGTTAGTTGAGCAGCTTTTGGTGTTGTAGTTGTTGAAGTAAGCTGGTTTCAGAGGGTCTCTCCCTGACGTCTCCACCAGGTGCGACTGGGTTGCTTCCTTCAGCTGGGACAGAATGTGGCGTCCGCTGCGCTGTGACGAGCAGTTCACCTCAAATACCTTTGAGTTAATATCATTTAAAGGATAATATTTACATGCATGTTCAGATGGCGTATAGCCTGATGCTAGTCTTAATACTGAGATTTTTCACCCTCACAAGAATCACAGTTTGGTGGAAATGACGGCATGGTCAGATTTAAAGATATAAATATGGAAGCTTATTAACAGCTTTTGGCAGCATTGATtcaaattagggctgcaactaactaattattttcattatctgttgattattttattgattaattgattgacacCATTTCCTAAAGCCCGAGATGCATCCTCAAAAGTCTTGaaagcaggaaatattcacctttaagaagctggaaccagagaatttaagcattttttcttcaaaaatgacCCAAAGccattaatttaaatatatcGCTCCAGTTTGATTCCAACCTTGAAGCCAAGCTCCTGAGCGCAGGCGTGCACTGAGGCAGTCTTGCCCACACCTGAAGGTCCCGTAATCAACATGGTGTTACACAGCGGCTCCACTCTGTCGCCCTCGGTAACAGCCTCACCCTGGAAGTCTCCACAGTCCCACGAGTCTGCAGGAGAGGACAGCGGTTACTTATTTCCAAGACAAAATCTCACACATAGCAAATTCTGTGAAATCCTGGctcattttaaattgaagtcTAGTCATGTGACGACCCAGAGATGAGCAGGCTTGTTCATGGTTTGACCCTGAGTGGAGATATGGGAGGAAAAGCTACTGTAGCTCATACCACTgctgttttcttcctgttttctttcctcctttttcctcctctcgtCACAGTCAGCTCTTAGTTTCCATTTCTTCAACCAACTgaattacagagaaaaaaaaagcagaaatcttTATGCTCACCCTGATTTCCATGATGGTGGTATCTAATCATATAAAACTCACCTGTGCAATTTCTTCACTGAAGCAGAGTTGCCAATGACTTCACTTGAACACTGAGGACTGTACTTGTCTGTCCAGAGCACATCCTCAAAACTGGAATCTAcaccaaaaaaaggaaaaagttcTATTTCATGTTATTAAAAGTACATCAAATGTGTTAGTTAATGAGAAGCTTTACCTCTTTGGAGAATGTCACAGGTGATAAgtgactgtctgtctgatccCGAGTTTGTCTCACAGTTGTTCACTAGGCCTACGTTCTCACGTTGCTGCTTCAGTCTGTGCGTGCGGCTCAGCCTGCCGCTTCTGGGCTGCTGCTTCACCGAGACGTCGGCACTTCCCTGGACACCGTGCGCTGGCAGGGGGCGATGACTCGTACCAGTGGTGCCCTCTGTAGTGAGACTAGACTTCAGGCGCTTGGACACCTGAGAGCTTTCATTTCCACATTTCCTCTTCCCTTTAAACCAGCTCTGTCTTGAATATGAAGACTTTACTGCTTTGGAAAGTGAAGAAAGGTATTTATGACAACAGAAGGATGATAAGGTTCAATTATAATCTGGACTCTATAAATGAATGGGTTTGATAAATGGTCTGACTAATAGCAGACTGTTGCTCAATCTCACCTGAGGATCCCAGATCTTTCTCCTGAAGAGTGTCAAACACTCTCTGGACCGGAAATGCCGGGTTAGATGTTTGAATTTCCTCCAGACAGCTGAGGACAGCTGAGGATGACAACTGTCCTCTCCGGGACCCCTTTCTCTCCGTCAGGTGAGATCCTGCAGGTGTTGACAGCTGACTTTTCACCAGTTGTGAGTCATCACTTTTAGGAGGATGCACTGATTTCTGCAGCTCGTCTACAGGTCGATCAAGTCCACCATCGCtgctccttttcctcttcccCTGCTGTGTTGTACGTAAGAAAATGGGAGCGATCTTAACGTCTTTGGCGCAACAcgtcctcctcttctcctgcaGGGGTTGAGCTTTACAGGAGGAGATGCTTCCTGCAGCAGCATTTGAAGCTTTTGAGTCTATTGCAGCCAGTAAGACTGCATCTCTTTCCGGTGATGTTTCATCCTCTGATAACACTAACGTTATCACCTCGGTGGCTCGCGGAGGGTTTTTACTCGTAAACGAAGCATTCTTACTTGTTTTGGTTCGTTTGAGTTTGTTTAGCATCTCAAAAGGATTAAATATTCAAAGGTTGTCCGGTGGCATTTTGGATTTGGCGCTTGGATGTGATTATGCGTCGCCTGTCGTTTTGTAAGCGGTGGAAACGTCAATTTGTGCGACGAAAACTTTTGGACAATTCTCTTACGTGACCCAAACTACCGGCTTATTTTAGGGAAACTCACTAAAGTATGAAAGAGTAAAAGCtacatgtaaatacataaaactcCTGAACTCTTCTACATGTCGCTGTTTATGTCGAAATCAGCCCAACTGATCTGTTGTGACGTCTAAAAGATGCGCGAGAGTTTGATGTTGCCAAAGATCGTCTGTTTCATACAGATGCTGATGCTCTCCTACAGATACTCCCACACTTTTTTTTGTCGGTGCTGCAACagattttgcaaaaaaaagacCGACGCTAAAACAAAGACCGACACAACAAACAAGATGCTTCTGAACATATGCAAACATGAGTGGGTGTCATTTgaagatattttcttttcttttatacttttatatacttttagACACTTACCAGTATCTCTGCAGGAGCATAATTACTCAACAAGACAGTGAAACCAGCAGGATGAGTGTACAGAGCAGGaaatacatgtacaataaacaaacacttacactgaataataaaaaagtgagGGGATTGATaaacatgatgacatcatatCTACAGTGAGTGTGAGTGGACTTACctttacaaaatataaagaaactAACAGGGAAAGTGAACACCGCTGTGTAATAgaataactgtaaaaatgtcagtttgtgagAAAGGACAAAGTAATAGATGTTAAAAAATAGTGTATACATCAAATGATcttatatttattctttttgaatTCTTTGACAAGCTATAATGAAATTCTGATTGATATGAATTGATCATTTGCAAAATTTTAGCATTAAATAATTATTACCCTCTTAACCTGATATTAGTGCGGTGTTCTTCTTTGACCAAAAACATTTGGTATGTGAGTAAATCTGCTAA
The DNA window shown above is from Thunnus maccoyii chromosome 2, fThuMac1.1, whole genome shotgun sequence and carries:
- the atad5b gene encoding ATPase family AAA domain-containing protein 5b isoform X1; the encoded protein is MLNKLKRTKTSKNASFTSKNPPRATEVITLVLSEDETSPERDAVLLAAIDSKASNAAAGSISSCKAQPLQEKRRTCCAKDVKIAPIFLRTTQQGKRKRSSDGGLDRPVDELQKSVHPPKSDDSQLVKSQLSTPAGSHLTERKGSRRGQLSSSAVLSCLEEIQTSNPAFPVQRVFDTLQEKDLGSSAVKSSYSRQSWFKGKRKCGNESSQVSKRLKSSLTTEGTTGTSHRPLPAHGVQGSADVSVKQQPRSGRLSRTHRLKQQRENVGLVNNCETNSGSDRQSLITCDILQRDSSFEDVLWTDKYSPQCSSEVIGNSASVKKLHSWLKKWKLRADCDERRKKEERKQEENSSDSWDCGDFQGEAVTEGDRVEPLCNTMLITGPSGVGKTASVHACAQELGFKVFEVNCSSQRSGRHILSQLKEATQSHLVETSGRDPLKPAYFNNYNTKSCSTNSENIPGKSAAPKNVISSSKKRPAQKFGRKRKANPAAVTLANYFKMKAKADHLHFGGLSPPPEKPDIKKLNNSSPGWDQTAPQNKQTTTSLILFEEVDVVFEDDVGFLAAIKTFMTTTKRPVVLTTNDPSFRERFSCSLEEIIFKTPSAMNVSSYLQLVCLAENARLELDDVLGLLTLTRGDVRRCLLQLQLWVNGGGGRASQNSNVEGGVSLDSQLPPRDAGCTSSMLGLHPATQNHLLNLLQSWTDPDMNELLQLLAESWRRNVPLLYCNQELLLPIRAEGTPVHYLDKVTSSGQQSQLDGNINPKATAANSDSVRNISRLSRRKYTSAAFDATSSSNLTQKPQRASLTFKATHLRAQSSDDKTEPNADKVATDCLDALTDFFDLMSYLNATKPAAEPLISGSCRPEFVWTGAEMKDSLLDEMREEEEEEEEGRSCCQERWLDIQAAVEGLGFRRCWRRVSESWTEAQKCRQELGGTRWGKLVETLTLPVSADRESLGYSFQPLCAPSVFQRRYEMNRMVLGSRSFSLLGNRQAVSVDYMPVLRSICRSQRPPRGDEPVSRCVNYLSSMQLGLSKSTLQLLAEDF
- the atad5b gene encoding ATPase family AAA domain-containing protein 5b isoform X3; amino-acid sequence: MLNKLKRTKTSKNASFTSKNPPRATEVITLVLSEDETSPERDAVLLAAIDSKASNAAAGSISSCKAQPLQEKRRTCCAKDVKIAPIFLRTTQQGKRKRSSDGGLDRPVDELQKSVHPPKSDDSQLVKSQLSTPAGSHLTERKGSRRGQLSSSAVLSCLEEIQTSNPAFPVQRVFDTLQEKDLGSSVKSSYSRQSWFKGKRKCGNESSQVSKRLKSSLTTEGTTGTSHRPLPAHGVQGSADVSVKQQPRSGRLSRTHRLKQQRENVGLVNNCETNSGSDRQSLITCDILQRDSSFEDVLWTDKYSPQCSSEVIGNSASVKKLHSWLKKWKLRADCDERRKKEERKQEENSSDSWDCGDFQGEAVTEGDRVEPLCNTMLITGPSGVGKTASVHACAQELGFKVFEVNCSSQRSGRHILSQLKEATQSHLVETSGRDPLKPAYFNNYNTKSCSTNSENIPGKSAAPKNVISSSKKRPAQKFGRKRKANPAAVTLANYFKMKAKADHLHFGGLSPPPEKPDIKKLNNSSPGWDQTAPQNKQTTTSLILFEEVDVVFEDDVGFLAAIKTFMTTTKRPVVLTTNDPSFRERFSCSLEEIIFKTPSAMNVSSYLQLVCLAENARLELDDVLGLLTLTRGDVRRCLLQLQLWVNGGGGRASQNSNVEGGVSLDSQLPPRDAGCTSSMLGLHPATQNHLLNLLQSWTDPDMNELLQLLAESWRRNVPLLYCNQELLLPIRAEGTPVHYLDKVTSSGQQSQLDGNINPKATAANSDSVRNISRLSRRKYTSAAFDATSSSNLTQKPQRASLTFKATHLRAQSSDDKTEPNADKVATDCLDALTDFFDLMSYLNATKPAAEPLISGSCRPEFVWTGAEMKDSLLDEMREEEEEEEEGRSCCQERWLDIQAAVEGLGFRRCWRRVSESWTEAQKCRQELGGTRWGKLVETLTLPVSADRESLGYSFQPLCAPSVFQRRYEMNRMVLGSRSFSLLGNRQAVSVDYMPVLRSICRSQRPPRGDEPVSRCVNYLSSMQLGLSKSTLQLLAEDF
- the atad5b gene encoding ATPase family AAA domain-containing protein 5b isoform X2, translated to MLNKLKRTKTSKNASFTSKNPPRATEVITLVLSEDETSPERDAVLLAAIDSKASNAAAGSISSCKAQPLQEKRRTCCAKDVKIAPIFLRTTQQGKRKRSSDGGLDRPVDELQKSVHPPKSDDSQLVKSQLSTPAGSHLTERKGSRRGQLSSSAVLSCLEEIQTSNPAFPVQRVFDTLQEKDLGSSAVKSSYSRQSWFKGKRKCGNESSQVSKRLKSSLTTEGTTGTSHRPLPAHGVQGSADVSVKQQPRSGRLSRTHRLKQQRENVGLVNNCETNSGSDRQSLITCDILQRDSSFEDVLWTDKYSPQCSSEVIGNSASVKKLHSWLKKWKLRADCDERRKKEERKQEENSSDSWDCGDFQGEAVTEGDRVEPLCNTMLITGPSGVGKTASVHACAQELGFKVFEVNCSSQRSGRHILSQLKEATQSHLVETSGRDPLKPAYFNNYNTKSCSTNSENIPGKSAAPKNVISSSKKRPAQKFGRKRKANPAAVTLANYFKMKAKADHLHFGGLSPPPEKPDIKKLNNSSPGWDQTAPQNKQTTTSLILFEEVDVVFEDDVGFLAAIKTFMTTTKRPVVLTTNDPSFRERFSCSLEEIIFKTPSAMNVSSYLQLVCLAENARLELDDVLGLLTLTRGDVRRCLLQLQLWVNGGGGRASQNSNVEGGVSLDSQLPPRDAGCTSSMLGLHPATQNHLLNLLQSWTDPDMNELLQLLAESWRRNVPLLYCNQELLLPIRAEGTPVHYLDKVTSSGQQSQLDGNINPKATAANSDSVRNISRLSRRKYTSAAFDATSSSNLTQKPQRASLTFKATHLRAQSSDDKTEPNADKVATDCLDALTDFFDLMSYLNATKPAAEPLISGSCRPEFVWTGAEMKDSLLDEMREEEEEEEEGRSCCQERWLDIQAAVEGLGFRRCWRRVSESWTEAQKCRQELGGTRWGKLVETLTLPVSADRESLGYSFQPLCAPSVFQRRYEMNRMVLGSRSFSLLGNRQAVSVDYMPVLRSICRSQRPPRGDEPVRCVNYLSSMQLGLSKSTLQLLAEDF